In Fulvia fulva chromosome 10, complete sequence, a single window of DNA contains:
- a CDS encoding putative glucan 1,3-beta-glucosidase A, translating into MLSLLALLIFTATLHHTVARTFDWKTSKANGVNLGGWLVQESTIDNTWWTASCGNATDEWTCCASLGPRCGTVLAQRYEAWITPSDIDELASANITPLRIPTTLTDVYSGDQASYLQNIASYAINAYDMHIIIDIHTLPGGVNGQPFGERQGAYGWFSNATALGYSYRAVSAAIEFTKMSGFASQFTLEPLYEPIDNRDTSKSDTTLALSDTGAAWVTEYIKGVLALVQAAGADIPVMISDGFKGEAYFSPLFPSTANIVFDVHIDYFAGRSADSGTAQNLICEDAKDSVGDGKFPVFMGE; encoded by the exons ATGCTCTCCCTGCTGGCTCTCTTAATCTTTACAGCCACACTTCATCACACTGTCGCCAGAACTTTTGACTGGAAGACATCCAAAGCCAACGGCGTCAACCTCGGAGGCTGGCTGGTCCAAGAGTCGACCATCGATAACACCTGGTGGACTGCCAGTTGCGGGAACGCCACCGACGAATGGACCTGCTGCGCATCTCTGGGCCCTAGATGTGGCACTGTCCTTGCCCAACGCTACGAGGCTTGGATCACACCCAGCGACATCGATGAGTTGGCGTCGGCCAACATAACACCACTCCGCATACCGACGAC GCTCACAGATGTGTATAGCGGCGATCAGGCCTCCTATTTGCAGAACATAGCCTCCTATGCTATCAACGCGTACGACATGCACATCATTATCGACATACACACGCTACCCGGGGGCGTCAATGGACAGCCCTTCGGAGAGCGTCAAGGCGCCTACGGCTGGTTCAGTAACGCGACTGCGCTGGGATACTCGTATCGAGCAGTTTCAGCTGCCATTGAGTTCACCAAGATGTCCGGCTTCGCATCGCAATTCACCCTTGAACCTCTGTACGAGCCCATAGACAATCGAGATACCAGCAAGTCCGACACCACACTGGCACTCTCTGATACAGGAGCTGCGTGGGTGACCGAGTACATTAAAGGAGTGTTGGCACTTGTGCAAGCTGCTGGAGCCGACATCCCTGTCATGATATCTGATGGCTTCAAGGGTGAAGCCTACTTCTCGCCATTATTTCCATCCACAGCAAACATTGTCTTCGATGTCCACATTGATTACTTTGCTGGCCGAAGTGCGGACTCCGGGACGGCTCAGAACCTGATTTGCGAAGATGCGAAGGACTCAGTCGGTGATGGCAAATTTCCAGTTTTTATGGGCGAGTAG